A genome region from Altererythrobacter aquiaggeris includes the following:
- a CDS encoding accessory factor UbiK family protein: MQSHNPMISDFVKMMNSAAGTFAGMTREAREAARERVKEAVGGMEFVSREEFDAVKDMAGKAREQNEALAARVSALEAKLSK, translated from the coding sequence ATGCAAAGCCACAACCCCATGATTTCCGACTTCGTCAAAATGATGAACTCCGCCGCCGGCACTTTTGCCGGTATGACCCGCGAAGCCCGCGAGGCGGCGCGTGAACGGGTGAAAGAAGCGGTCGGCGGAATGGAATTTGTCAGCCGCGAAGAATTCGACGCGGTAAAGGATATGGCGGGCAAGGCACGCGAACAGAACGAAGCGCTGGCTGCGCGTGTCAGTGCATTAGAGGCCAAGCTTTCAAAGTAA
- the recO gene encoding DNA repair protein RecO, whose protein sequence is MNLRAPAIMLAARLHGETAVIGRFLTAEHGLLAGYVAGGRGRNLRPVVIPGNLVALDLHAKSDSQLPFAKVELVESRAPWLSEPLPAAAIEWCCALTATALLERQAYPSLYEALDGLLTAICHAPSARGWASALVGYETLLLRELGYGGGVRLVSEDWPTILMAFDKLALPLERYLLADRRGDVMAARALLRARLGRISE, encoded by the coding sequence ATGAATTTGCGCGCTCCCGCCATCATGCTTGCCGCGCGGCTGCACGGCGAAACTGCTGTAATCGGACGGTTTCTGACTGCCGAGCATGGGCTGCTGGCTGGCTATGTCGCGGGCGGACGTGGGCGCAATCTGCGGCCCGTCGTAATCCCGGGCAATCTGGTCGCGCTTGATCTGCACGCGAAATCAGACAGCCAGTTGCCCTTCGCCAAAGTGGAACTGGTGGAGAGCCGGGCACCATGGCTGTCCGAACCGCTGCCCGCAGCCGCCATCGAGTGGTGCTGCGCGCTGACAGCGACAGCCTTGCTCGAACGGCAGGCCTATCCCAGCCTGTACGAAGCGCTCGACGGGTTGTTGACAGCAATCTGCCACGCCCCCTCGGCACGCGGGTGGGCCAGCGCATTGGTCGGCTATGAGACGTTGCTGCTGCGCGAATTGGGATATGGCGGCGGGGTTCGGCTGGTGAGTGAAGACTGGCCGACAATCCTTATGGCGTTCGACAAGCTCGCGCTGCCGCTTGAACGCTACCTGCTTGCCGACCGGCGCGGCGATGTTATGGCGGCGCGTGCGCTGCTGAGGGCGCGGCTGGGACGGATTTCCGAATGA